One Acanthochromis polyacanthus isolate Apoly-LR-REF ecotype Palm Island chromosome 6, KAUST_Apoly_ChrSc, whole genome shotgun sequence DNA segment encodes these proteins:
- the bhlhe23 gene encoding class E basic helix-loop-helix protein 23 produces MNASEENLLKSISNDALLDLTQRYGQSAFGFGAGHGAGSPGRFPLTPATDFLSGQTAKSNESGGEHTSDDEDGFDSLDSRKRGSSFGDDKPGGALAKKSKEQRSLRLSINARERRRMHDLNDALDGLRAVIPYAHSPSVRKLSKIATLLLAKNYILMQAQALEEMRRLVAYLNQGQTITSPIPTALAPFGQAAVYPFSGSALATCAEKCTTYSGAPSSIFKHCNDKP; encoded by the coding sequence atgaacGCCAGCGAAGAGAACCTGCTCAAGTCCATCAGCAACGACGCGCTCCTCGACCTGACGCAGCGCTACGGCCAGTCAGCCTTCGGGTTTGGCGCTGGCCATGGTGCTGGAAGTCCCGGCCGGTTCCCGCTCACGCCGGCCACCGACTTCCTCTCCGGGCAGACCGCGAAGTCCAACGAGAGCGGCGGGGAGCACACGAGCGACGACGAGGACGGCTTCGACTCGCTGGACTCCCGGAAGAGGGGCTCGTCTTTCGGGGACGACAAGCCCGGGGGGGCCCTGGCCAAGAAGTCCAAGGAGCAGCGCTCCCTGCGGCTCAGCATCAACGCccgggagaggaggaggatgcaCGACCTGAACGACGCGCTGGACGGCCTGCGCGCCGTTATTCCCTACGCCCACAGCCCCTCGGTGAGAAAACTCTCCAAAATAGCCACCCTCCTCCTGGCCAAGAACTACATCCTCATGCAGGCTCAGGCTCTGGAGGAGATGAGGCGGCTGGTGGCGTATCTGAACCAGGGACAGACCATAACCTCACCGATCCCCACCGCCCTGGCGCCCTTTGGACAGGCTGCCGTCTACCCCTTCTCGGGCTCCGCTCTCGCCACCTGTGCCGAAAAGTGCACCACTTATTCCGGGGCACCGTCGAGTATCTTCAAACACTGTAACGACAAGCCTTGA